The Pantoea phytobeneficialis genome has a segment encoding these proteins:
- a CDS encoding isochorismatase family protein: MAVTTLDAKTALIVIDLQHGIVALPVVHDPKVVIERCQRLTDAFRAHDLPVVLVNVAGGAPGRNEQARHSGELPADWAVLVPEMTPQPGDISVTKKTWGAFHNTGLHEQLQQRGVTQVVVCGIATSIGVESTARQAYELGYNVTLATDAMTCLNADTHQNSVERIFPRLGETGSTEDVLALLG; encoded by the coding sequence ATGGCTGTAACAACTTTAGATGCAAAAACCGCCCTGATTGTGATTGACCTGCAACACGGGATCGTGGCGCTGCCTGTGGTGCACGACCCGAAAGTGGTGATTGAGCGTTGTCAGCGTCTTACTGATGCCTTCCGTGCGCACGATCTGCCGGTGGTGCTGGTGAATGTGGCGGGTGGTGCGCCAGGCCGTAACGAGCAGGCGCGTCATAGCGGTGAACTGCCGGCTGACTGGGCGGTACTGGTGCCGGAAATGACGCCACAACCGGGCGACATTAGCGTGACCAAGAAAACCTGGGGTGCCTTCCACAACACCGGTCTGCATGAGCAGCTGCAACAACGCGGTGTCACTCAGGTGGTGGTGTGCGGTATCGCGACCAGCATCGGTGTGGAGTCTACCGCGCGTCAGGCGTATGAACTCGGTTACAACGTCACGCTGGCGACAGACGCCATGACCTGCCTGAATGCGGATACCCATCAGAACAGCGTGGAGCGTATTTTCCCGCGCCTGGGCGAAACCGGTTCAACCGAGGATGTGTTGGCGCTGTTGGGTTAA
- the pqqU gene encoding TonB-dependent receptor PqqU, producing MKIALLRQALWLALPAAFPLPLLAADDASNTLVVSATPDSSGLSELDTPAAVSVVSGDDMRHAAPRVNLSENLMGVPGMQIQNRQNYAQDLQISVRGFGSRSTYGLRGIRMYVDGIPATMPDGQGQTSNVDIGSIDHVEVLRGPFSALYGNSSGGVINVDTQTGQQPTTLEASTWYGSYGSWRNSVKASGATGDGTHAGDVNYTISASRFTTHGYRDHSSAEKNLGNAKLGVRIDDVSTLTLLFNSVHVDAQDPGGLTQAQWEQNPRQVVSNVSLYNARKTVDQTQGGLHYQRQMSENDDLSVMMYAGVRETTQYQSIPASSQTSPAHPGGVISLTRHYQGIDTRWTHRDTLFTIPVTLTGGLDYETMTERRKGYENFTTSNGVTDYGVMGDMRRNERNLMWNLDPYVQTAWQLTDKWSLDAGVRFSTVNFDSNDFYITSGNGDDSGNARYHRWLPAASLKYAIDDSWNAYVSAGRGFETPTINELSYRSDGQSGLNLGLKPATSDTIELGSKKRIGYGLLTAAIFQTDTDNEIVADSSNNGRTSYKNAGQTRRRGLELGLDQQFGEDWRVKAAWTLLDARYRSNACGTESCDGNRIPGIARSMAYAGLSYAPDLGWYAGADVRYMSDIAADDENDVKAPAYTVVGLNSGYKWLIKESWTLDLFGRVDNLFDRNYIGSVIVNESNGRYYEPAPGRNYSVGLTVSYAFQ from the coding sequence ATGAAAATAGCTTTACTGCGCCAGGCGCTGTGGCTGGCGCTGCCTGCGGCGTTTCCGTTGCCACTGCTGGCCGCTGATGATGCCAGCAACACCTTGGTGGTCAGTGCCACTCCCGACAGTTCCGGTTTATCTGAACTCGATACGCCTGCGGCGGTCAGCGTCGTCTCCGGCGACGATATGCGTCACGCGGCCCCGCGCGTTAACCTGTCAGAAAATCTGATGGGCGTGCCGGGCATGCAAATTCAGAACCGTCAAAACTATGCTCAGGACCTGCAAATTTCGGTGCGCGGTTTTGGTTCGCGTTCCACCTATGGCCTGCGTGGCATCCGCATGTATGTCGACGGCATTCCCGCCACCATGCCAGACGGCCAGGGTCAGACCTCCAACGTTGATATCGGCTCGATTGACCATGTTGAAGTGCTGCGCGGTCCCTTCTCGGCGCTGTACGGTAACTCGTCCGGTGGGGTGATCAACGTAGACACCCAAACCGGGCAGCAGCCCACCACGCTGGAAGCCAGCACCTGGTACGGCAGCTATGGCAGTTGGCGCAACAGCGTCAAAGCCAGTGGCGCGACGGGCGATGGCACCCATGCCGGTGACGTCAACTACACCATTTCAGCCTCACGCTTTACCACCCACGGCTATCGCGATCACAGCTCAGCAGAAAAGAACCTCGGCAACGCCAAGCTCGGCGTACGCATTGATGATGTCAGCACCCTGACGCTGCTGTTCAACAGCGTGCATGTCGATGCACAGGATCCCGGCGGTTTAACCCAGGCGCAATGGGAGCAGAACCCGCGTCAGGTGGTCAGCAACGTCAGCCTGTACAATGCGCGTAAAACCGTCGATCAGACCCAGGGCGGCCTGCATTATCAGCGCCAGATGAGTGAAAACGACGACCTGAGCGTGATGATGTATGCCGGGGTACGCGAAACCACGCAGTATCAGTCGATTCCGGCAAGCTCGCAGACCAGCCCAGCCCATCCGGGCGGCGTAATCTCCCTGACCCGCCATTATCAGGGCATCGATACCCGCTGGACGCATCGCGATACGCTGTTCACCATCCCGGTAACGCTGACCGGCGGTCTTGATTATGAAACCATGACTGAACGCCGCAAAGGCTACGAGAACTTCACCACCAGTAACGGCGTCACCGATTACGGCGTGATGGGGGATATGCGTCGTAATGAACGCAATCTGATGTGGAACCTTGATCCTTACGTGCAAACCGCGTGGCAGCTAACCGATAAATGGTCGTTGGATGCCGGTGTGCGTTTCAGCACCGTCAATTTCGACTCCAACGATTTCTACATCACCTCCGGCAACGGCGACGACAGCGGCAACGCGCGTTACCACCGCTGGCTGCCTGCCGCGTCGTTGAAATACGCCATTGATGATAGCTGGAATGCTTATGTCTCTGCGGGGCGTGGTTTCGAAACCCCGACCATCAATGAGTTGTCCTACCGTTCTGACGGCCAGTCCGGCCTTAACCTCGGTCTGAAACCGGCCACCAGCGACACGATCGAACTGGGTAGCAAAAAACGCATTGGTTACGGCCTGCTCACTGCTGCCATTTTCCAGACCGATACGGATAACGAAATCGTTGCGGATAGCAGCAACAACGGGCGCACCAGCTACAAAAATGCCGGACAAACCCGTCGTCGTGGTCTTGAGCTGGGCCTTGATCAGCAATTTGGCGAAGACTGGCGTGTGAAGGCTGCCTGGACGCTGCTCGATGCACGCTACCGCAGCAACGCCTGTGGCACCGAGAGCTGTGACGGCAACCGCATTCCGGGGATCGCGCGCAGCATGGCGTATGCCGGTCTGTCTTATGCGCCGGATCTGGGCTGGTATGCCGGAGCCGATGTGCGTTATATGAGCGACATCGCCGCCGATGATGAAAACGATGTGAAAGCCCCGGCATACACCGTGGTGGGCCTGAACAGTGGTTATAAGTGGCTGATTAAAGAGAGCTGGACGCTGGATCTGTTTGGTCGCGTCGATAACCTGTTCGACCGCAACTACATCGGTTCGGTGATCGTTAACGAGAGTAATGGCCGCTATTACGAACCGGCGCCGGGTCGTAACTACAGCGTCGGCCTGACCGTGAGCTACGCGTTCCAGTAA
- a CDS encoding Vmh family MBL fold metallo-hydrolase → MKMKKLPLCLLLTAGPVLAAPLHLEVYNPQEQGLFPVSSTLVSGPHEAILFDAQFSPKDGEKLVEMIKASGKKLTQIVITSGDPDFYFGLEPIVKAFPQVKVVASPLVVEHIDATKQAKLQYWGPKMPGGAPTQLIVPQTTYQTGFSVDGERIELRHAGDKSAYVWIPANRAILGGTAVAAGIHVWTADTQTPASREQWRSVLREIQQLKPKVVIPGHYIGPRPRGDEAVTFTLNYLQKFEAALAEKKGSVAVIETMKAAYPNLPDESSLALSAKVNSGEMKW, encoded by the coding sequence ATGAAAATGAAGAAATTACCGTTATGTTTGCTGCTGACCGCAGGCCCGGTATTGGCCGCACCACTGCACCTTGAGGTCTACAACCCGCAGGAACAGGGGTTGTTCCCGGTGTCTTCAACCCTGGTGTCTGGCCCACATGAAGCAATATTGTTTGATGCGCAGTTCAGCCCGAAAGATGGCGAAAAACTGGTGGAGATGATTAAAGCCAGCGGCAAAAAGTTGACGCAGATTGTTATTACCTCGGGCGATCCTGACTTCTATTTTGGTCTGGAACCGATTGTTAAAGCCTTCCCACAGGTAAAAGTCGTGGCCTCGCCGCTGGTGGTGGAACATATCGACGCCACCAAACAGGCCAAGCTGCAATATTGGGGACCGAAAATGCCGGGTGGTGCCCCCACGCAATTAATTGTGCCACAGACAACTTATCAGACCGGTTTCAGCGTCGATGGCGAACGTATTGAATTACGTCACGCCGGGGATAAATCCGCTTATGTCTGGATTCCGGCAAACCGGGCGATTCTCGGCGGTACTGCGGTGGCGGCTGGCATTCACGTCTGGACGGCAGATACCCAAACCCCCGCCAGTCGCGAGCAGTGGCGGAGCGTACTGCGTGAAATACAGCAGTTAAAACCGAAAGTGGTGATTCCGGGTCATTATATTGGCCCCCGCCCGCGTGGCGACGAGGCGGTGACCTTCACGCTGAATTATCTGCAAAAATTTGAAGCCGCGCTGGCAGAGAAGAAAGGTTCGGTGGCAGTGATTGAGACGATGAAAGCCGCTTACCCCAATTTGCCGGACGAAAGCTCGCTGGCGTTGAGCGCGAAGGTGAATAGCGGCGAGATGAAGTGGTGA
- a CDS encoding LysR family transcriptional regulator produces the protein MDRVTAATVFNRICELGSLSAAARALDISRPMVSRYLDEMEKWAGARLLHRSSRRLTITPAGEKILEKSRALARLAEDIADQGTQRDVQGILRVACAHSTATHILGPMIPAFLARYPALRIELEINNQPVSLVGERIDLAVRITNDPEPGAIARRLGECVSVVCASPAYLQQYGTPQTPQDLTQHNCLHYSRFAGQRWQFNDRNGEVITTTISGNFSAGISSVLCDAASAGCGVAMVPEMEARAAINSGQLQRLMPDFTPKTLGIYGLYMSRDRQPAALRLFLAAVQQRLAEDVPAAS, from the coding sequence ATGGACAGAGTGACGGCGGCAACGGTATTTAATCGTATCTGCGAACTGGGGAGCCTGAGTGCGGCGGCGCGGGCGCTGGATATTTCGCGGCCGATGGTAAGTCGCTACCTGGATGAGATGGAGAAGTGGGCCGGAGCGCGTTTACTGCATCGTTCTTCGCGCCGTCTGACCATTACCCCGGCCGGAGAAAAAATCCTCGAAAAAAGCCGTGCACTGGCGCGACTCGCTGAGGACATTGCCGATCAAGGCACACAACGCGACGTGCAGGGCATCCTGCGTGTGGCCTGTGCGCACTCCACTGCCACCCATATTCTGGGGCCGATGATCCCGGCGTTTTTGGCCCGCTACCCGGCGCTGCGCATTGAACTGGAGATTAACAATCAGCCCGTGAGTCTGGTCGGGGAGCGCATCGATCTGGCGGTGCGCATCACTAACGATCCTGAACCAGGCGCAATTGCGCGTCGCCTCGGCGAATGTGTGTCGGTGGTGTGCGCATCACCGGCGTATTTGCAGCAGTACGGCACCCCGCAAACCCCGCAGGACCTGACACAGCATAATTGCCTGCACTACAGCCGTTTTGCCGGGCAACGCTGGCAATTTAATGACCGCAACGGTGAGGTGATCACCACCACCATCAGCGGTAATTTCAGTGCCGGCATCTCTTCGGTGTTGTGCGATGCGGCCAGCGCCGGTTGTGGTGTGGCGATGGTGCCGGAGATGGAGGCACGCGCGGCGATCAACAGCGGGCAGTTACAACGTTTGATGCCAGACTTTACGCCCAAAACGCTGGGTATCTATGGTCTGTATATGTCACGCGATCGCCAGCCTGCGGCCTTGCGCCTGTTTCTGGCGGCGGTGCAGCAGCGCCTGGCTGAGGATGTGCCAGCGGCAAGTTAA
- a CDS encoding NAD(P)-dependent oxidoreductase encodes MSQQPVVAVLGLGAMGHAFAANLLKKGFVVRGWNRTRARGEDLLSAGLMLGDSAIQAVDGADVVIAMLSDGETTRQVVQDAQGALKQGATLCQMGTIGVEATDALIAELAASRPDVVFIDAPVSGTKAPAENAQILVMASGDQSKAAAAEQVFAAIGKGTQWLGEAGASSRMKLVVNSWLIGLMQSLAESTRLAEQFGFTTDDLWKVLDGGPLAAPYAKMKLGMIASQDFTPQMHLIWALKDARLALDAAGEAKLPALENIVEVWQQAVDAGYGEQDLAAVYQFLKR; translated from the coding sequence ATGAGTCAGCAACCTGTGGTAGCGGTGTTAGGACTGGGCGCAATGGGGCATGCTTTTGCTGCCAACCTGCTGAAAAAAGGCTTTGTGGTACGCGGTTGGAACCGTACCCGCGCCCGTGGCGAAGATTTATTGTCAGCCGGGCTGATGCTGGGTGACAGTGCCATCCAGGCGGTGGACGGCGCAGATGTGGTGATCGCCATGCTGTCTGACGGTGAGACGACTCGCCAGGTGGTACAAGACGCGCAGGGCGCATTGAAGCAGGGCGCTACCCTGTGCCAGATGGGCACCATCGGTGTCGAAGCGACAGATGCGTTAATCGCGGAACTGGCGGCCTCTCGCCCGGATGTGGTGTTTATCGATGCCCCGGTGTCGGGCACCAAGGCCCCGGCAGAAAACGCGCAGATTCTGGTGATGGCGAGCGGCGACCAGAGCAAAGCCGCCGCAGCGGAACAGGTATTTGCGGCGATTGGCAAGGGCACCCAATGGCTGGGTGAGGCCGGTGCCAGTTCGCGTATGAAGCTGGTGGTGAACAGCTGGTTGATTGGTCTGATGCAGAGCCTGGCGGAGAGTACCCGTCTGGCGGAGCAGTTTGGTTTCACCACCGACGATCTGTGGAAAGTGCTGGACGGTGGCCCGCTGGCGGCGCCTTACGCCAAAATGAAACTCGGCATGATTGCCAGCCAGGACTTCACCCCGCAGATGCACCTGATCTGGGCGCTGAAAGATGCCCGTCTGGCGCTGGATGCGGCGGGTGAAGCCAAATTGCCGGCGCTGGAAAATATCGTCGAGGTCTGGCAGCAAGCGGTGGATGCGGGTTACGGCGAGCAGGATCTGGCGGCGGTTTATCAGTTCCTGAAGCGCTAA
- a CDS encoding AraC family transcriptional regulator, which yields MTAVLNFSFASRPLVPYAHDYAHGAVEPWHHHDCAQLIHTLSGVVKVETQHGSWIVPPSRGVWLPAGTRHALQITGQVAARTVFVDPLARADLPASCQVVQISPLLRELIVSAIDLPESYQAGSRAERIYELILDEIRVMDVLPFGLPWPESARLLTLCQQIQQQPGENWTLARAAAELCVAERTLARHFSRETGLQFSDWVRRARLGVALTRLAQGDSVLAVALDLGYDSPSAFSAMFRRLLGVTPANYFPAAEKRGRH from the coding sequence ATGACTGCGGTGCTGAACTTCAGTTTTGCCAGCCGTCCGCTGGTGCCGTACGCCCATGATTATGCGCACGGCGCGGTGGAGCCGTGGCATCACCACGACTGCGCGCAATTGATTCATACCCTGAGCGGCGTGGTGAAGGTGGAGACGCAGCACGGCAGTTGGATCGTGCCGCCCAGCCGGGGCGTCTGGTTGCCTGCGGGTACGCGCCATGCGTTGCAGATTACCGGTCAGGTGGCGGCGCGCACGGTGTTTGTTGATCCGCTGGCGCGTGCTGACCTGCCCGCCAGTTGTCAGGTGGTGCAGATCTCGCCATTGCTGCGTGAACTGATTGTCAGCGCCATCGATCTGCCCGAAAGTTATCAAGCAGGCAGCCGTGCCGAGCGCATCTACGAGTTAATTCTGGATGAAATTCGGGTGATGGATGTGCTGCCGTTCGGCCTGCCGTGGCCGGAGAGCGCACGCTTGTTAACGCTGTGCCAGCAGATCCAGCAGCAACCCGGTGAAAACTGGACGCTGGCGCGGGCGGCGGCGGAATTGTGCGTCGCGGAGCGCACTCTGGCGCGCCACTTCAGTCGCGAAACGGGTTTACAGTTCAGCGACTGGGTGCGGCGCGCCCGTCTTGGCGTCGCCCTGACACGACTGGCGCAGGGCGATTCGGTGCTGGCGGTGGCACTCGATCTGGGTTACGACAGTCCGAGCGCCTTCAGCGCGATGTTTCGCCGTTTGCTGGGTGTTACGCCAGCGAACTACTTTCCTGCGGCAGAAAAGCGTGGGCGGCATTGA
- the leuA gene encoding 2-isopropylmalate synthase, with amino-acid sequence MLTQPAEKYRPYPVINLPERQWPSRQLTQAPRWLSTDLRDGNQALATPMDSARKLEFWQLLLRCGFKEIEVAFPAASQTDFDFVRLLIEQRHIPDDVAIQVLTQARADLIDRTFEALRGAPRAIIHLYNATAPLFRERVFRQSKAEIIELACAAARQIRARCASQGDTAWTFQYSPETFCFTEPEFALEICEAVAAIWQPNAQRPMIINLPATVEVNTPNVYADQIEYFCRHFSQRSQVSISVHPHNDRGTGIACAELALLAGADRVEGCLFGNGERTGNVDLVTLALNLYTQGVAPQLDFSDIQQVLEVVTRCNQLPVHPRHPYAGELVFTAFSGSHQDAIRKGFAERAQREEIFWQMPYLPLDPADIGCSYEAVIRVNSQSGKGGAAWLLEQNHGLQLPRGLQQDFSRIVQQQTDAHGQEMTHHALWQLFCEHYGLTHPARRLLEAESHSDESGETRLKARVQQGAQQISVEGKGNGLLSAAVAALRQRYGLTLSIEDYHEHTLGKRSDSRSVTYLSCLNTRGERAWGVGIDNDVARASLQALLNAAHAFLPQESSSLA; translated from the coding sequence ATGCTTACCCAACCCGCTGAAAAATATCGCCCTTACCCGGTTATCAACTTACCCGAACGTCAGTGGCCATCACGCCAGCTGACTCAGGCACCGCGCTGGCTGTCGACCGATCTGCGTGACGGTAATCAGGCGTTAGCCACGCCGATGGACAGCGCGCGCAAGCTGGAATTCTGGCAACTGCTGCTGCGCTGCGGCTTTAAAGAGATCGAAGTGGCGTTTCCGGCCGCCTCGCAAACCGACTTCGACTTTGTGCGCCTGCTGATTGAACAACGTCATATCCCTGACGATGTGGCCATTCAGGTGTTGACCCAGGCGCGTGCCGATTTGATTGATCGCACCTTTGAAGCGCTGCGTGGGGCGCCCCGCGCCATCATCCATCTGTACAACGCTACCGCCCCGCTGTTCCGTGAACGCGTGTTTCGCCAGAGCAAGGCCGAGATTATCGAGCTGGCCTGCGCGGCGGCTCGACAGATCCGCGCACGCTGCGCCAGCCAGGGCGATACTGCCTGGACCTTCCAGTACTCACCGGAAACGTTCTGCTTTACCGAACCGGAATTTGCGCTGGAGATTTGTGAAGCGGTGGCGGCAATCTGGCAACCCAATGCGCAAAGGCCGATGATCATTAACCTGCCTGCCACCGTGGAGGTGAACACCCCCAACGTGTATGCCGACCAGATTGAATATTTCTGCCGTCACTTTAGCCAGCGTTCACAGGTGAGCATCAGCGTCCATCCGCATAACGATCGCGGCACCGGTATCGCCTGTGCCGAGCTGGCGCTGCTGGCCGGAGCCGATCGTGTGGAGGGATGCCTGTTTGGCAATGGTGAGCGTACCGGTAACGTCGATTTGGTCACGCTGGCGCTGAACCTCTATACCCAGGGCGTCGCCCCGCAGCTCGATTTCAGTGATATTCAGCAGGTGCTGGAAGTGGTGACGCGCTGCAATCAGTTGCCGGTGCATCCACGTCATCCTTATGCCGGGGAGCTGGTGTTTACCGCGTTTTCCGGTTCGCATCAGGATGCGATTCGCAAAGGTTTTGCCGAGCGTGCACAGCGCGAGGAAATTTTCTGGCAGATGCCCTACCTGCCGCTCGATCCCGCCGATATCGGTTGCAGCTATGAGGCGGTGATTCGGGTGAACAGCCAATCTGGCAAAGGCGGTGCCGCCTGGCTGCTGGAACAGAATCACGGTCTGCAACTGCCGCGCGGTCTGCAACAGGATTTCAGCCGTATCGTGCAGCAACAGACCGATGCGCACGGTCAGGAGATGACCCATCACGCCCTGTGGCAATTGTTTTGTGAACACTACGGCTTGACCCACCCGGCGCGTCGCTTGCTGGAAGCAGAGAGCCACAGCGATGAATCCGGTGAAACGCGACTGAAAGCCCGTGTGCAGCAAGGCGCGCAGCAGATCAGTGTGGAGGGTAAAGGCAACGGTTTGCTGTCAGCGGCGGTGGCGGCACTGCGCCAGCGTTATGGCCTGACGCTGAGCATTGAGGATTATCACGAACATACGCTCGGCAAACGCAGCGACAGTCGTTCGGTCACCTATCTCAGCTGCCTCAACACGCGTGGCGAACGCGCCTGGGGGGTAGGTATCGATAATGACGTGGCGCGCGCCTCATTGCAGGCGTTGCTCAATGCCGCCCACGCTTTTCTGCCGCAGGAAAGTAGTTCGCTGGCGTAA
- a CDS encoding dipeptidase yields MSLPTFDGHNDLLLNLWLHHRDNPAEVFFSGIANGHLDYPRMQQGGFAGGLFALFVPPQRYIEQVAPQRAQERVAPLEILWQQLAILKTLVAESQGRARLCLNTADIAACRAEGVLAMVAHIEGADGFDGEGDALTAFYQAGVRSIGPFWNLPNRFGAGVTGNFPGSPDSGPGLTSAGEALIVAANRHRMLIDVSHMNEKAFWDTARLSTAPLVATHSNAHALCPQPRNLTDAQLRAIRDSGGIVGVNFGNAFLRPDGKRDSDTPLIEIGKHIDHLMEIMGSDHVGFGSDFDGISTPDALKDVSGLPRIFTLLREIGYDQPLLEQLAWGNWQRVLKQIWRE; encoded by the coding sequence ATGTCACTTCCCACATTTGATGGTCATAACGATCTGCTGCTGAACCTGTGGCTGCATCATCGTGATAATCCCGCTGAGGTGTTTTTCTCCGGCATTGCAAACGGTCACCTTGATTACCCGCGGATGCAGCAGGGCGGTTTTGCGGGTGGCCTGTTTGCGTTATTTGTGCCACCGCAGCGTTATATCGAGCAGGTTGCCCCGCAGCGTGCGCAGGAGCGCGTGGCGCCACTGGAGATTCTGTGGCAGCAACTCGCCATCCTGAAAACTCTGGTGGCCGAATCACAGGGGCGCGCCCGCCTGTGCCTGAACACGGCGGATATCGCGGCCTGTCGGGCTGAGGGTGTGCTGGCGATGGTGGCGCATATCGAGGGCGCGGATGGTTTTGATGGTGAGGGGGACGCGTTGACAGCGTTTTATCAGGCGGGGGTACGCAGTATCGGACCGTTCTGGAATCTGCCCAATCGTTTCGGCGCGGGCGTCACCGGTAATTTTCCCGGTTCCCCGGACAGCGGCCCCGGTTTAACCTCCGCCGGGGAGGCGCTGATTGTCGCCGCCAATCGGCATCGTATGCTGATTGATGTTTCACACATGAACGAAAAGGCGTTCTGGGATACCGCGCGCTTATCCACCGCGCCGCTGGTCGCCACCCATTCCAACGCGCATGCCCTTTGCCCACAGCCACGTAACCTCACCGATGCGCAATTACGGGCTATCCGCGACAGCGGCGGTATCGTGGGTGTGAATTTTGGTAACGCCTTCTTACGCCCCGATGGTAAACGCGACAGTGATACGCCGCTGATCGAAATTGGTAAACATATTGATCACTTAATGGAGATAATGGGGAGTGATCATGTGGGCTTTGGTTCCGATTTTGACGGCATCAGCACGCCGGACGCCTTAAAAGATGTGTCCGGGCTACCCAGGATCTTCACGCTATTGCGCGAGATTGGCTATGATCAGCCGTTACTGGAGCAGCTTGCCTGGGGTAACTGGCAGCGGGTGCTGAAACAGATTTGGCGGGAATAA
- the pqqA gene encoding pyrroloquinoline quinone precursor peptide PqqA produces the protein MWKKPEFVDLRLGLEVTLYISNR, from the coding sequence ATGTGGAAAAAACCTGAATTTGTTGACCTGCGTCTGGGCCTGGAAGTGACTCTGTACATCTCCAACCGCTAA
- the pqqB gene encoding pyrroloquinoline quinone biosynthesis protein PqqB, protein MFIKVLGSAAGGGFPQWNCNCANCSGLRNGTIQAQARTQSSIIVSDNGEDWVLCNASPDISQQIAHTPELNKKGVLRGTAIGSIILTDSQIDHTTGLLSLREGCPHQVWCTPEVHADLTSGFPIFTMLQHWNGGLQHHALTPLEPFSVDVCRNLEFTAIPILSNAPPYSPFRDRPLPGHNVALFITNRANGQTLLYAPGLGEPDAVIMPWLQKADCLLIDGTVWQDDELLTTGVGKNTGKAMGHLALAEEQGLMALLASLPAKRKILIHINNTNPILNEQSPQRQYLTQQGIEVSWDGMAIHLQESSS, encoded by the coding sequence ATGTTTATTAAAGTTCTCGGTTCAGCGGCGGGCGGTGGTTTTCCGCAGTGGAACTGTAACTGCGCCAATTGTAGCGGCTTGCGTAACGGCACCATCCAGGCACAGGCACGGACGCAATCCTCGATTATTGTCAGCGATAACGGTGAAGATTGGGTGCTGTGTAATGCCTCACCTGATATCAGCCAGCAAATTGCCCACACGCCAGAACTCAATAAAAAGGGCGTGCTGCGCGGTACCGCGATTGGCAGCATCATTCTTACCGACAGCCAGATCGACCACACCACCGGCTTATTAAGCCTGCGCGAAGGCTGCCCGCATCAGGTCTGGTGCACCCCGGAAGTCCATGCTGACCTGACCAGCGGCTTCCCGATTTTCACCATGTTGCAACACTGGAATGGCGGTTTGCAGCATCATGCGTTGACGCCGCTGGAGCCTTTCAGTGTCGATGTTTGTCGCAATCTTGAGTTCACCGCCATCCCGATTCTCAGCAACGCGCCGCCGTACTCGCCGTTCCGCGATCGTCCACTGCCCGGACATAACGTGGCGCTGTTTATTACCAACCGCGCCAATGGCCAAACCTTGCTGTATGCACCAGGCTTGGGTGAGCCGGATGCGGTGATCATGCCGTGGCTGCAAAAGGCCGATTGCCTGCTGATAGACGGTACCGTCTGGCAGGATGATGAGCTGCTGACCACCGGCGTTGGTAAAAATACCGGCAAAGCGATGGGCCATTTAGCGCTGGCTGAAGAACAAGGTCTGATGGCGTTGCTGGCGTCCTTACCGGCGAAACGCAAAATTTTGATTCATATTAATAACACCAATCCGATCCTCAACGAGCAATCGCCACAGCGTCAGTACCTGACACAGCAGGGCATTGAAGTGAGCTGGGATGGGATGGCGATCCATTTGCAGGAGTCTTCATCGTGA